In Corylus avellana chromosome ca2, CavTom2PMs-1.0, the following proteins share a genomic window:
- the LOC132173052 gene encoding uncharacterized protein LOC132173052: protein MEKPSKLRSKLMRFLIPHAASAVTFQSPPLSPGKAVATPRGSSSPSISIIPPEVQRKPKTASFDAREPTSPKVSCMGHVKNTKKIKRKPKRVSVSLPPPTQATMRVSCRGRMANVFFYHEKQTVPDQAPSLGQIKRFSSARAGALSNFDWRTSDAVVVLDSLNENCSSA, encoded by the exons ATGGAGAAACCATCGAAGCTGAGAAGCAAGTTGATGAGGTTTCTAATACCACATGCCGCATCAGCAGTAACATTCCAAAGCCCACCTCTTAGTCCTGGAAAAGCGGTTGCCACGCCGAGAGGATCCTCCAGTCCATCCATATCAATAATCCCACCGGAGGTTCAAAGAAAGCCGAAGACTGCAAGCTTCGACGCACGAGAGCCCACATCGCCGAAAGTCTCGTGCATGGGCCATGTCAAGAACACGAAGAAGATCAAAAGAAAGCCTAAGCGGGTTTCAGTTTCACTCCCACCACCTACGCAAGCAACGATGCGAGTTTCTTGTC GTGGCCGGATGGCTAATGTTTTTTTCTACCATGAGAAGCAAACAGTTCCGGATCAAGCGCCTTCTTTGGGTCAGATAAAGCGGTTTTCAAGTGCACGTGCCGGGGCCTTGTCGAACTTTGATTGGAGGACTTCTGATGCAGTGGTGGTGCTCGATTCCCTGAATGAGAACTGCTCTTCAGCCTGA